The following proteins are co-located in the Labrys monachus genome:
- a CDS encoding xylulokinase: MTQDLILAIDVGTGSARAALVDAAGGAIRQISASEYDQIVPAFGWAEQRPADWWAGTVQAVRAVLDREPDAVRRILAVAACGQMHGTVLVDGHGRPTRETAPLWNDKRTAALVAAFERDNAPASYLAESGNPPTPAWPGFKLAWLRDNDPKAYEAAATVLMPKDYINLRLTGEIAMDEGDASCSFLMNPQTGQWSAAMIDRLGLDAAKLPPIRSPLDILGAVTAAAAAETGLAEGTPVLVGGADYPVAVLGSGVMRPGLASDVMGTSSIITLIAERPLLDPEMCNVRTVEGHWGPFTLLETGGDAMRWARRAFHEKALGYGEIVAKAAEAPAGADALFFLPFLVGERLGAHRNARAQFFGIGARHGLAHLHRAILEGVAFAVTRHIRIIEAATGQKLERVVASGGGAKTALWLKIKASAYNVPILVPQETECGLVGCAAMAATAVGRFSRVEDAVTRFVAYADEVLPDPAWADTYARMQPVFDRIYRHSQALYDDLDGLAAASHTEKVS, encoded by the coding sequence ATGACCCAGGACCTGATCCTCGCCATCGACGTCGGCACCGGCAGCGCCCGCGCGGCTCTGGTCGATGCCGCCGGCGGGGCCATAAGGCAGATCTCCGCCAGCGAGTATGACCAGATCGTCCCGGCCTTCGGCTGGGCCGAGCAGCGCCCGGCCGACTGGTGGGCCGGCACGGTCCAGGCGGTCAGGGCCGTGCTCGACCGGGAGCCCGACGCGGTCAGGCGCATCCTCGCCGTCGCCGCCTGCGGACAGATGCACGGCACCGTGCTGGTCGACGGCCATGGCCGTCCGACGCGCGAGACCGCGCCGCTGTGGAACGACAAGCGCACCGCGGCGCTGGTGGCGGCCTTCGAGCGCGACAATGCGCCCGCCTCCTATCTCGCCGAGAGCGGCAACCCGCCGACGCCGGCCTGGCCTGGCTTCAAGCTCGCCTGGCTGCGCGACAACGACCCCAAGGCCTATGAGGCCGCCGCCACCGTCCTGATGCCGAAGGACTACATCAACCTGCGGCTGACCGGCGAGATCGCCATGGACGAGGGCGACGCCTCCTGCAGCTTCCTGATGAACCCGCAGACGGGGCAATGGTCGGCGGCGATGATCGACCGGCTCGGCCTCGATGCCGCCAAGCTGCCGCCGATCCGCTCGCCGCTGGACATCCTCGGCGCGGTCACCGCCGCGGCGGCGGCCGAGACCGGCCTCGCCGAGGGAACCCCCGTGCTGGTGGGCGGCGCCGACTATCCCGTCGCCGTGCTCGGGTCGGGCGTGATGCGGCCGGGCCTCGCCTCCGACGTCATGGGCACGTCCTCGATCATCACCCTGATCGCCGAACGCCCGCTGCTCGACCCGGAGATGTGCAATGTGCGCACCGTCGAAGGCCATTGGGGCCCGTTCACGCTGCTGGAAACCGGCGGCGACGCCATGCGCTGGGCCCGCCGCGCCTTTCACGAGAAGGCGCTGGGCTATGGCGAGATCGTGGCGAAGGCGGCCGAAGCGCCGGCCGGCGCCGACGCCCTGTTCTTCCTGCCCTTCCTGGTCGGAGAAAGGCTCGGCGCGCATCGCAATGCGCGGGCCCAGTTCTTCGGCATCGGCGCCCGCCACGGCCTCGCCCATCTCCACCGCGCCATCCTGGAAGGCGTGGCCTTCGCCGTCACCCGCCATATCCGCATCATCGAAGCCGCCACCGGCCAGAAGCTCGAGCGCGTCGTCGCCTCGGGCGGGGGGGCGAAGACGGCGCTCTGGCTGAAGATCAAGGCCAGCGCCTACAATGTGCCGATCCTCGTGCCCCAGGAAACCGAATGCGGCCTGGTGGGCTGCGCCGCGATGGCGGCGACGGCCGTCGGGCGCTTCTCGCGGGTCGAGGATGCGGTCACGCGCTTCGTGGCCTATGCCGACGAGGTCCTGCCCGATCCAGCCTGGGCCGACACCTATGCGAGGATGCAGCCGGTGTTCGACCGCATCTACAGGCATTCGCAGGCCCTCTATGACGACCTCGACGGCCTCGCTGCGGCTTCGCACACGGAAAAAGTATCATGA
- a CDS encoding bifunctional 4-hydroxy-2-oxoglutarate aldolase/2-dehydro-3-deoxy-phosphogluconate aldolase → MAASPLEQIEAIGVVPVIAIEEAGHAVALADALAEGGLPIAEITFRTRAAADVLATLKEKRPDFLAGAGTVLDLDSVRASKENGAKFALSPGFDPEIAAAAVAIGLPFAPGIMTPTDLTLAVRAGFRLCKFFPAGIAGGPKALEAIVAPFNHLGVRFIPTGGVSLETMGDWLKHRFVAAVGGTWIARPEDLREGRFADITAKARAAVERARAIRESAS, encoded by the coding sequence ATGGCAGCAAGCCCCCTCGAGCAGATCGAAGCAATCGGTGTCGTCCCGGTCATCGCCATCGAAGAGGCGGGCCATGCCGTGGCCCTCGCCGACGCCCTGGCCGAGGGCGGCCTGCCGATCGCCGAGATCACCTTCCGGACCCGGGCCGCCGCCGACGTCCTGGCGACGCTCAAGGAGAAGCGTCCGGATTTCCTGGCGGGCGCCGGCACCGTGCTCGACCTCGATTCGGTGCGGGCCTCGAAGGAGAACGGCGCGAAGTTCGCGCTGTCGCCGGGCTTCGATCCCGAGATCGCCGCCGCCGCCGTCGCGATCGGCCTGCCCTTCGCGCCCGGCATCATGACGCCGACCGACCTCACCCTCGCGGTCCGGGCCGGGTTCCGGCTGTGCAAGTTCTTTCCGGCCGGCATCGCGGGCGGGCCGAAGGCGCTGGAAGCGATCGTCGCGCCGTTCAACCATCTCGGGGTCCGCTTCATCCCGACCGGCGGCGTCAGCCTGGAGACGATGGGCGACTGGCTGAAGCACCGCTTCGTCGCCGCGGTCGGCGGCACCTGGATCGCCCGTCCGGAAGACCTGCGCGAAGGCCGCTTCGCCGACATCACGGCAAAGGCGAGGGCGGCGGTGGAGCGTGCCAGAGCCATAAGGGAAAGTGCATCATGA
- a CDS encoding shikimate dehydrogenase family protein, protein MSLYQPATRPTLYFIGVTTTKSSIMRVFPAWAAHLGLKDAVIKGIDFPLHAEPQAYREAVAFIKADPLSLGALVTTHKIDLYKACRDMFDEIDPFARGMEETSCLSKRDGRLVCHAKDPISSGLALDGFIEPGHFARTGAELFSIGAGGSTIALTWHIVRPERSDDVPSRIIVSNRSPHRLDEIRRIHAEIGMRVSVDYVLAPRPEDNDAVTATLKPGSVVINATGLGKDAPGSPLTDAVRFPERAIVWDLNYRGDLVFLDQARRQQAERHLQIEDGWTYFLHGWTQVIAEVFHIAIPTAGPDFDRLGEIAISAAKG, encoded by the coding sequence ATGAGTCTCTATCAGCCGGCGACCCGGCCGACCCTCTACTTCATCGGCGTCACCACCACAAAGAGCTCGATCATGCGGGTGTTTCCCGCCTGGGCGGCGCATCTCGGGCTGAAGGATGCGGTGATCAAGGGGATCGATTTCCCCCTGCATGCCGAGCCGCAGGCCTATCGCGAGGCCGTCGCCTTCATCAAGGCCGACCCGCTGTCGCTGGGCGCGCTCGTCACCACCCATAAGATCGATCTCTACAAGGCCTGCCGCGACATGTTCGACGAGATCGATCCCTTCGCGCGCGGGATGGAGGAGACGAGCTGCCTCTCCAAGCGGGACGGGCGCCTCGTCTGCCACGCCAAGGACCCGATCTCCTCCGGGCTGGCTCTCGACGGCTTCATCGAGCCCGGCCATTTCGCCCGCACCGGCGCCGAACTCTTCTCGATCGGCGCCGGCGGCTCGACCATCGCCTTGACGTGGCACATCGTCCGGCCCGAACGCAGCGACGACGTGCCTTCCCGCATCATCGTCTCCAACCGCAGCCCGCACCGCCTCGACGAGATCCGGCGCATCCATGCCGAGATCGGCATGCGCGTGTCGGTGGATTATGTCCTCGCCCCCAGGCCCGAGGACAATGACGCCGTGACGGCGACGCTGAAGCCCGGTTCGGTGGTCATCAACGCGACCGGCCTCGGCAAGGATGCGCCGGGCTCGCCGCTCACCGATGCCGTGCGCTTCCCCGAACGCGCCATCGTCTGGGATCTCAACTATCGCGGCGACCTCGTCTTCCTCGACCAGGCCCGGCGCCAGCAGGCGGAACGGCACCTGCAGATCGAGGATGGCTGGACCTATTTCCTGCATGGCTGGACGCAGGTGATCGCAGAAGTCTTCCACATCGCGATCCCGACCGCCGGCCCGGATTTCGACCGCCTCGGCGAGATCGCCATCAGCGCCGCCAAAGGCTAG
- a CDS encoding MBL fold metallo-hydrolase, producing the protein MAPDRGAWPSFEQIPYDGPLAARLATRPAAGGLSLYWLGQAGFVLDTGQARLLIDPYLSDALAVKYRGRGFSHERMMPPPIGVDDLPPIDAVLCTHHHTDHMDGETLQRIAARCAGTRFVVPLASLALARERIGAAPGRLVGVDAGDGLDLAAGLRLSVMRAAHETLERDAAGRHVFLGYGLEADGLRVFHSGDTVPFEGQAAEIAAFRPDLALFPVNGRSDALRSAGIAGNFTLDETADLARECRVPVVMAHHYGMFAFNSAAPEAIDARARGMTGGTRLVRARTGVEYRLGKDPVGG; encoded by the coding sequence ATGGCACCTGACCGGGGCGCGTGGCCGTCCTTCGAACAGATCCCTTATGACGGGCCGCTGGCGGCGCGTCTCGCCACCCGTCCGGCAGCGGGCGGGCTTTCGCTGTACTGGCTGGGGCAGGCGGGCTTCGTGCTGGATACCGGGCAGGCCCGTCTGCTGATCGATCCCTATCTCTCGGATGCGCTGGCGGTGAAATATCGCGGCCGCGGCTTCTCGCATGAACGCATGATGCCGCCTCCGATCGGCGTCGACGATCTGCCGCCGATCGATGCGGTGCTGTGCACGCACCACCATACCGACCACATGGACGGCGAAACGCTGCAGCGGATCGCCGCTCGCTGTGCCGGAACGCGCTTCGTCGTGCCGCTCGCCTCCCTCGCCCTCGCACGCGAGCGGATCGGCGCGGCGCCGGGACGCCTCGTCGGCGTCGATGCGGGGGACGGCCTCGACCTCGCTGCGGGCCTCCGGCTGAGCGTGATGCGCGCCGCCCACGAAACGCTGGAACGCGATGCCGCCGGCCGGCATGTCTTCCTCGGCTACGGGCTGGAGGCGGATGGGCTCAGGGTCTTCCATTCCGGCGATACCGTGCCGTTCGAGGGGCAGGCGGCGGAAATCGCCGCGTTCCGGCCCGATCTCGCTTTGTTTCCGGTCAATGGCCGTTCGGACGCCTTGCGCTCGGCCGGCATTGCCGGCAATTTCACGCTGGACGAAACGGCCGATCTCGCTCGCGAATGCCGCGTGCCGGTCGTCATGGCCCATCATTACGGCATGTTCGCCTTCAACAGCGCGGCGCCGGAAGCGATCGATGCCAGGGCCCGTGGCATGACGGGCGGGACGAGGCTGGTCCGTGCGAGGACGGGCGTCGAATACCGCCTCGGCAAGGACCCGGTGGGCGGATGA
- a CDS encoding SIS domain-containing protein: MTTPIPPAAAQPAARATTQNVLEVVRLMRSELRKSDRKVADLILADPHRILNATVAETAHAAEVSEPTVIRFCTAIGCNGFQDFKLRLAQSLALGTPATHSVLLDTDSPEAVVEKIFDYTITSLDWARHHLDKAALTRAIGILEKANYIEFFGFGASGIVARDAQQKFPLFGVPCGAQLDSHQQLMVAAMMKPGDVAVVISNTGMTRSIIEVARTAHENGVAVIGITGADTPLTRHCDVALIVETLDNTNIYTPTISRIAALVVIDVLSTAVALRRDEDHLRRFRLMKRRLTELRTNERL, from the coding sequence ATGACCACACCGATCCCGCCCGCGGCGGCGCAGCCGGCCGCCCGCGCGACGACGCAGAACGTGCTCGAGGTCGTGCGCCTCATGCGGTCGGAGCTGCGCAAGTCCGACCGCAAGGTGGCGGACCTGATCCTGGCCGATCCCCACCGCATCCTGAATGCGACGGTGGCGGAGACCGCCCACGCCGCCGAGGTCAGCGAGCCGACGGTGATCCGCTTCTGCACGGCGATCGGCTGCAACGGCTTCCAGGACTTCAAGCTCCGCCTCGCGCAGAGCCTGGCGCTCGGCACGCCCGCCACCCATTCGGTGCTGCTCGACACCGATTCGCCGGAGGCGGTGGTGGAGAAGATCTTCGACTACACGATCACCAGCCTCGACTGGGCGCGCCACCATCTCGACAAGGCGGCCCTGACGCGGGCGATCGGCATCCTCGAAAAGGCCAATTACATCGAATTCTTCGGCTTCGGCGCCTCGGGCATCGTCGCCCGCGACGCCCAGCAGAAATTCCCGCTCTTCGGCGTGCCCTGCGGGGCGCAGCTCGATTCCCACCAGCAGCTGATGGTCGCGGCGATGATGAAGCCCGGCGACGTCGCGGTGGTCATTTCCAACACCGGCATGACGCGCTCCATCATCGAGGTGGCGCGCACGGCGCACGAGAACGGCGTCGCGGTGATCGGCATCACCGGGGCCGACACGCCCCTGACGCGCCATTGCGACGTGGCGCTGATCGTCGAGACGCTCGACAACACCAACATCTACACGCCGACGATCTCGCGCATCGCCGCCCTCGTCGTCATCGACGTGCTCTCCACCGCCGTGGCGTTGCGGCGCGACGAGGACCACCTGCGCCGCTTCCGCCTGATGAAGCGCCGCCTCACCGAACTGCGCACCAACGAGCGGCTCTAG
- a CDS encoding IS5 family transposase, giving the protein MRGSDEQTGALFSYQSPESLVPRDHPLRAIRLVVNAALERLSEPFSKLYSPYGRASIAPEKLLRALLVQAFFGIRSERQLMEQVRYNMLFRWFIGLSMDAPIWDVTVFTKNRDRLLEGDIAREFLLAILADPQVKPLLSSEHFSVDGTLIAAWASMKSFQPKDGSGSPPGPGRNGERDFRGEKRSNQTHESTTDPDARLYRKADGQPAKLAYLGHVLMENRNGLIVDAELTKATGWAERAAAEAMIEDAAPAGRVTLGADKAYDVAAHVARLRALGVTPHVAQNATNRRSAIDRRTTRHPGYALSQTIRKRIEEPFGWIKEAGGFRQTKHRGQERVGWMFTLRAAAYNLIRLPKLFATT; this is encoded by the coding sequence ATGCGCGGATCGGATGAACAGACGGGTGCGCTCTTTAGTTATCAGAGCCCTGAATCGCTTGTTCCTCGCGATCATCCGCTACGTGCCATCCGCCTTGTGGTGAACGCGGCTCTCGAACGGTTGTCCGAGCCGTTCTCGAAGCTCTATTCGCCGTATGGCCGCGCCTCGATCGCACCGGAGAAACTGCTGCGGGCCTTGTTGGTGCAGGCCTTCTTCGGCATCCGTTCCGAGCGCCAGCTCATGGAGCAGGTGCGCTACAACATGCTGTTCCGCTGGTTCATCGGCCTGTCGATGGATGCGCCGATCTGGGATGTGACGGTGTTCACCAAGAACCGCGACCGGCTTTTGGAGGGCGACATCGCGCGGGAATTTCTGCTTGCGATCCTGGCCGATCCGCAGGTCAAGCCCTTGCTGTCGAGCGAGCATTTTTCGGTGGACGGCACGCTGATCGCCGCCTGGGCGTCGATGAAGAGCTTTCAGCCCAAGGATGGCAGCGGGTCACCGCCCGGGCCGGGCCGCAATGGCGAGCGCGATTTCCGGGGCGAGAAGCGCTCCAACCAGACCCATGAGAGCACCACCGACCCGGATGCCCGGCTTTATCGCAAGGCGGACGGCCAGCCCGCCAAGCTGGCCTATCTCGGCCATGTCCTCATGGAGAACCGCAACGGCCTCATCGTCGATGCCGAACTGACGAAGGCCACCGGCTGGGCCGAGCGGGCGGCGGCCGAGGCGATGATCGAGGACGCCGCGCCGGCCGGCCGTGTCACCCTGGGCGCCGACAAGGCCTATGACGTCGCTGCGCATGTGGCCAGGTTGCGCGCTCTCGGCGTGACGCCGCATGTCGCGCAGAACGCCACCAACCGCCGGTCAGCCATCGATCGGCGCACGACACGCCACCCCGGATATGCCCTCAGCCAGACGATCCGCAAACGCATCGAAGAGCCGTTCGGCTGGATCAAGGAAGCCGGCGGCTTCCGGCAAACAAAACACCGAGGCCAAGAACGGGTCGGATGGATGTTCACTCTCAGAGCCGCAGCCTACAACCTCATCCGACTTCCCAAACTCTTCGCAACGACTTGA
- a CDS encoding helicase HerA domain-containing protein produces the protein MKIEIDMGTASAPGSGPAMLDIEELLATRLLVQGNSGSGKSHLLRRLLEQSAPHVQQVIIDPEGEFASLSDRYGHVVIDGERSLAELEHIAQRIRQHRASAVLVLESLDAEMQMRAAAAFLNALFDAERDFWFPMLVVVDEAQLFAPAASGEVSEEARKVSLGAMTNLMCRGRKRGLAGIIATQRLAKLAKNVAAEASNFLMGRTFLDIDMARAADLLGLDRRQAETFRELQRGQFVALGPALSRRPLPIRVGPVETRPRVATPKLTPLPEAGEGTRDLILAPVPMAASRPRAERRAPSPPPPSTNEILEQLVRDRPAESAGEEGLPAMPDAERQLAYRRIAFAILQEADAAFRTEAVLYQDFIVRCRIARLGGTPPAMAEFKFLLNAARAGMDPDVVDGEAWQRALDHARRVPVDLQAVFLILAGAALNGAPCPSDAEIAQRCGSHSAGRARSQIRHLQNADFVMTRTDMRGSRIATVPDLGWETAPGDPNAPAVSRDGLAAAE, from the coding sequence ATGAAGATCGAAATCGACATGGGCACCGCTTCCGCGCCCGGCAGTGGGCCCGCGATGCTCGATATCGAAGAGTTGCTGGCGACGCGGCTCCTGGTGCAGGGCAATTCGGGCTCGGGCAAGTCGCATCTGCTGCGCCGCCTGCTCGAGCAGAGCGCCCCCCATGTCCAGCAGGTCATCATCGATCCCGAGGGCGAATTCGCCAGCCTGTCGGACCGCTACGGCCATGTCGTCATCGACGGCGAGCGCAGCCTGGCCGAGCTCGAGCATATCGCCCAGCGCATCCGCCAGCATCGGGCCTCCGCGGTGCTGGTGCTGGAAAGCCTCGACGCGGAGATGCAGATGCGGGCCGCGGCGGCCTTCCTCAACGCCCTGTTCGATGCGGAGCGCGATTTCTGGTTTCCGATGCTCGTCGTGGTCGACGAGGCCCAGCTCTTCGCGCCGGCGGCCTCGGGCGAGGTGTCGGAAGAGGCGCGCAAGGTGTCGCTGGGCGCGATGACCAACCTGATGTGCCGCGGCCGCAAGCGCGGGCTGGCCGGCATCATCGCCACCCAGCGCCTCGCCAAGCTCGCCAAGAACGTCGCTGCCGAAGCCTCCAACTTCCTGATGGGCCGTACCTTCCTCGATATCGACATGGCGCGTGCGGCCGATCTCCTCGGCCTCGACCGCCGCCAGGCCGAGACCTTCCGTGAATTGCAGCGCGGCCAGTTCGTCGCGCTCGGCCCGGCCCTCTCGCGCCGTCCTTTGCCGATCCGGGTCGGGCCGGTGGAGACGCGCCCGCGCGTCGCCACGCCGAAGCTGACGCCGCTGCCGGAAGCAGGGGAGGGAACGCGCGACCTCATCCTGGCGCCGGTGCCGATGGCCGCCTCGCGCCCGCGTGCCGAGCGCCGGGCGCCGTCCCCGCCGCCGCCCTCGACCAACGAGATCCTGGAGCAGCTGGTCCGCGACAGGCCGGCTGAAAGCGCAGGCGAGGAAGGCCTGCCCGCCATGCCGGACGCCGAGCGGCAGCTCGCCTATCGCCGCATCGCCTTCGCCATCCTGCAGGAGGCCGACGCCGCCTTCCGCACCGAGGCCGTGCTCTACCAGGATTTCATCGTGCGCTGCCGCATCGCCAGGCTGGGCGGGACGCCGCCGGCGATGGCCGAGTTCAAGTTCCTCCTCAACGCGGCCCGGGCCGGCATGGACCCCGATGTCGTGGACGGCGAGGCATGGCAGCGGGCGCTCGACCATGCCCGCCGGGTCCCGGTCGATCTCCAGGCCGTCTTCCTCATCCTGGCCGGCGCTGCGCTGAACGGGGCGCCATGCCCGTCCGATGCGGAGATCGCGCAGCGCTGCGGCAGCCATTCTGCGGGCCGGGCGCGCAGCCAGATCCGGCACCTGCAGAACGCCGACTTCGTGATGACGCGCACCGACATGCGCGGCAGCCGCATCGCCACGGTTCCGGATCTCGGCTGGGAGACCGCGCCGGGCGACCCGAATGCACCCGCCGTCTCGAGAGACGGCCTTGCGGCGGCGGAATAG
- a CDS encoding DUF4279 domain-containing protein, translating to MTSTPTSAGKDYRLAHASACVQGDNLDPDFWTAYFDCKPDKAIRKGLPFATPSGRIRLGATGLWSIQSRSHVRADELTPHISHLLHRLRLPRPALADLLKSRGERFRIFCYWDNDAGDRLPVVSEQCKRDIELSGGTIDIDEYPKTRDEGCDE from the coding sequence ATGACATCCACTCCGACATCGGCAGGCAAGGACTACCGCCTCGCCCACGCGTCGGCTTGCGTCCAAGGCGACAATCTGGATCCGGATTTCTGGACCGCCTATTTCGACTGCAAGCCAGACAAAGCGATAAGGAAGGGACTTCCATTCGCAACCCCGTCAGGACGCATCAGACTGGGGGCAACGGGACTATGGAGCATCCAAAGCAGATCACATGTTCGAGCAGACGAACTCACGCCCCACATCTCCCACCTTCTTCACCGGCTTCGGCTGCCCAGGCCGGCCCTGGCGGACCTGCTCAAGTCGAGGGGCGAACGCTTCCGAATATTCTGCTACTGGGACAATGATGCCGGCGACCGACTGCCTGTCGTCAGTGAACAGTGTAAACGAGATATCGAGCTTTCAGGCGGCACGATCGATATCGACGAGTACCCCAAGACTCGAGACGAAGGATGCGACGAGTAG
- a CDS encoding methyltransferase family protein, with amino-acid sequence MHPGIVLIGLWVAWALSWLVAARWASRPTRIETTRNAAIYRMALLTGGLLLAVPAHSAWAMHLWWPGHVQAWLLVLLAAAGFAFAWWARLHLGRLWSSSVTIKPDHHIVDTGPYGLVRHPIYAGLLLAVLATVLIKGGLLGIGGGVIILAGIIVKARLEEGFLREDLGREAYDSYARRVPMLVPFLRFG; translated from the coding sequence ATGCATCCCGGCATCGTCCTCATCGGCCTCTGGGTTGCCTGGGCCCTGTCCTGGCTCGTGGCGGCGCGCTGGGCCAGCCGCCCGACCCGCATCGAGACCACGCGGAATGCGGCCATTTATCGCATGGCCCTCCTGACCGGAGGCCTCCTCCTGGCGGTTCCCGCGCACAGCGCGTGGGCCATGCATCTGTGGTGGCCGGGTCATGTACAAGCCTGGCTGCTGGTGCTTCTCGCCGCTGCCGGCTTCGCCTTCGCGTGGTGGGCCCGCCTTCATCTGGGCAGGCTGTGGTCGAGCTCGGTGACCATCAAGCCGGACCATCACATCGTCGACACCGGGCCATACGGGCTGGTGCGCCACCCGATCTATGCCGGGCTGCTGCTCGCCGTCCTCGCCACCGTCCTGATCAAGGGCGGTCTCCTCGGCATCGGCGGCGGCGTCATCATCCTGGCCGGCATCATCGTCAAGGCCCGGCTCGAGGAGGGCTTCCTGCGCGAGGATCTCGGCCGCGAAGCCTATGATTCCTATGCCCGCCGCGTGCCGATGCTGGTGCCGTTCCTACGTTTCGGCTGA
- a CDS encoding mannose-1-phosphate guanylyltransferase/mannose-6-phosphate isomerase, with amino-acid sequence MSSLIVPLIVCGGSGTRLWPASRASRPKQFLPLFGDLSTFQETVRRVSEPSVFGRPVVVTNHDHRFLVADQLLSIGVEADIVLEPEARDSGPAIAVGAAFIAERDGDRTLVLALAADHRVRDIEGFLGACIAARAAASKGQIVTFGVTPDHPATGYGYIEVGEEVADGVLAVRRFVEKPDIETATRYVREGYLWNSGNFMFQAAALLAEYATREPATVAAAKEAVADAARDLGFVRLDAEAFARCGKRSIDYAVMEKTQHAAVVPATFDWSDVGSWSAVRDLSPQDEAGNAQLGKGVFVNARRNLVSSESQLVCVVGLDDLAVIATGDAILVARREDAAGVKALVEGLKQTHGKLTQEHLQAFRPWGNYRSLDLGPRHQVKRIVVKPGGQLSLQKHHHRSEHWIVVRGVATVSVNGEIKTLHENESTYIPIGATHRLENPGKIDLELVEVQTGSYFGEDDIIRLADVYNRAAS; translated from the coding sequence ATGTCATCTCTGATCGTTCCTTTGATCGTGTGCGGCGGCTCAGGCACCCGGCTCTGGCCGGCCTCGCGTGCCAGCCGTCCCAAGCAGTTCCTGCCGCTGTTCGGGGACCTCTCCACATTTCAGGAAACGGTCCGCCGCGTCAGCGAGCCCTCTGTGTTCGGGCGCCCGGTCGTGGTGACCAACCACGACCATCGTTTCCTCGTCGCCGACCAGCTTCTGTCGATCGGCGTCGAGGCCGACATCGTGCTGGAGCCTGAGGCGCGCGATTCGGGGCCGGCCATCGCGGTCGGCGCAGCCTTCATCGCCGAGCGCGACGGCGATCGGACCCTGGTCCTGGCGCTCGCCGCCGACCACCGCGTCAGGGACATCGAGGGTTTTCTCGGGGCCTGCATCGCCGCCCGCGCCGCTGCCTCGAAGGGGCAGATCGTCACGTTCGGCGTCACGCCCGATCATCCGGCGACCGGCTATGGCTATATCGAGGTCGGCGAGGAAGTGGCGGACGGCGTCCTGGCCGTGCGGCGCTTCGTCGAAAAGCCCGACATCGAGACCGCCACGCGCTATGTGCGCGAAGGCTATCTGTGGAACTCCGGCAATTTCATGTTCCAGGCCGCCGCCCTGCTCGCCGAATATGCCACGCGCGAGCCCGCAACGGTCGCCGCCGCCAAGGAGGCCGTGGCCGACGCCGCCCGTGACCTCGGCTTCGTCCGCCTCGATGCCGAGGCCTTCGCCCGCTGCGGCAAGCGCTCCATCGACTACGCGGTCATGGAGAAGACGCAGCATGCGGCCGTCGTCCCCGCGACCTTCGACTGGTCGGATGTCGGCTCCTGGAGCGCCGTACGCGATCTCTCCCCGCAGGACGAGGCCGGCAATGCGCAACTCGGCAAGGGCGTGTTCGTCAATGCCCGCCGCAATCTCGTCTCCTCGGAAAGCCAGCTCGTCTGTGTCGTCGGCCTCGACGATCTCGCGGTGATCGCCACGGGCGACGCCATCCTGGTGGCGCGGCGGGAGGATGCCGCCGGCGTGAAGGCCCTCGTCGAAGGCCTCAAGCAGACCCATGGCAAGCTCACGCAGGAGCATCTGCAGGCCTTCCGCCCCTGGGGCAATTACCGCTCGCTCGATCTCGGGCCGCGCCATCAGGTCAAGCGCATCGTGGTGAAGCCCGGCGGGCAATTGTCCCTGCAGAAGCACCACCACCGCTCGGAGCACTGGATCGTGGTGCGCGGCGTCGCCACCGTCAGCGTGAACGGCGAGATCAAGACGCTGCACGAGAACGAATCGACCTATATCCCGATCGGGGCGACGCACCGGCTGGAGAATCCCGGCAAGATCGACCTCGAACTCGTCGAGGTGCAGACCGGCAGCTATTTCGGCGAGGACGACATCATCCGCCTCGCCGACGTCTACAACCGGGCGGCATCCTGA